The genomic DNA GGTGGACCAGAGATCACCGTTGTAGTACGACTTCCCGGTCTTGGACTCGACGCTCAGACCGTCGTACTCGAAGCCGTCGTTCCTCTCGTCGTAGTACCAGCTCCACTGGTCGTCCCGGACCCCGTAGACGGTCGGGGTGAACAGGCCCTTGGCGCCCCAGCGCGAGGAGTGGTTGTAGACGACGTCCTGGTAGATCTTCATGCCCTTGGCGTGGGCGGCGTTGATCAGGTCCTGGTACGAGGCGCCCGCGGACTCCAGGCGGGCGTCGACCTTGTAGAAGTCGTAGCCGTGATAGCCGTGGTAGTCGTAGTCGGATCGGTTCAGCACCACCGGAGTGATCCAGACGGCGGAGAAGCCGAGCCCCTTGATGTAGTCGAGCTTGTCGACCAGGCCCTTGAAGTCACCTCGGAACATGGGGTCGTTGTTCGCCGCGTTGCCGGACTTCACATGCTGGCTGCCGCCCCGGTTGTTGGAGCTGTCGCCGTCGTTGAACCGCGCCGTGAGCACGAAGTAGATCGGGTCCTTGCGCGGGTCGGTGCCGAGCGGTGTTCCGGCCGCCGGTGCGGCCGGCTTCTCGCCGGTCGTGGCGGTGGCGGCGGTCGAAGCGGCCGATGTGTTGCCCGCCGCGTCCACGGCTTTGACGGTGTAGTTGTACGCCGTCCGCTCCTCCAGGTTCGCATCGGAGAAGACGGTGGAGCCGACGTCCGTCACCATGGTGCCCTTGGTTCCGCCGGTACGGGTGACCTGGTACTTCGTCACTCCTCGGTCGTCGGTGGACGGGTCCCACGTCAGCACGACCGACACGCCGTCGGCATCGGCGGTCACCTTCGTCGGCGCGCTGGGGGCCTGGGTGTCCGGCGGCTCGGCGGCGCACGGATCCTCGGCGTCGGCGGTGACCCGCTTGTTCTCGACCGTGGAAACGCCCGAGAGGATCGTGTAGTTGCTGCCGTTGTTGTTGTCCCAGACACCGTTGCCGTTGTTGAACGCGGCCTGCATCTTGGTGGCGCTGCCCAGATCGACGGACCGCCTGACCCACCCCGTACAGGCCGCTTCCATGCCGACGCCCGGGACGGCGGTCCATGAACCGCCCTCGGGCTGGTAATGCAGATTGGTGGTGGTCCAGCCGACAGTCGCCGTGGAGTAGTAGACCGAGGCGGTGTGTGTGTCACCCGGAGTGGGTGAGGGCGTCGGGTCGGTGCCGCCGTCGGAGCACGGGTCGCTGTGGGCCACGACCCCGTCCTTGACCGTGATGGTTCCGGTGCCCAACGCGTAGTTCTTTCCGGCGTTGTTGTCCCAGACGCCCGAACCGTTGTTGAACGTGGCGGCGAGCCCGCTCGCACTTCCGAGACTCACGGTCTTCTTCACCCAGTCCGTACACGCCGCTTCCATCTGGACGCCCGGCACGGTGGTCCACGAACCGCCGTCAGGCGCGTAATGGAGTTTGTACGCCGACCAGTTCCGGGTCTTCGTGTAGTAGAAGACCGTCGCCGTGTTCTCCGAGGCCGCGGCCGGGACGGAGGTGGCGGGAACGTCCGTGTGCGGTACCGCCGTGAGGAGCCCCAGAAGCCCGGCGGCCACCACGGCTGCCGCCAGAGGGCGTTTCAGCAGTCGGTGGGGGGAACGTCTCATACGCATCTCCAGGGGGGAGGGCAGCGGCCGGTCGGCCGCGGCAACCAAGAGCGCGGCCGCCCATCGAGCGACCGCGGTCCCGCCGGAGAACCCTGACGCGCCTCGGGGTTCGGGCGAGCAGTGCATCCCGTCAGCAAGAGCCGTCAGAATTTTGCTGCAATCTTTTGCGGTCAGGAAGTTACCCGTGCATGACAGGTACGTAAAGAGTCACGGCGCGGCCGGTCGCGACCGGCCGGCATCGCGCTGTGCTGTGGTGCCGGCCGGCACCACAGCACAGCGACGGTCACACTCCGGGAAGTGTCCGCCCTGCGAGGGCCTCCGCGGCCGCCTGCCCGCAGACGCGGGCGGCGCCGTGGGTGTCGATACGGACGGCACCGGCCGGTCCGGGGTGCGGGACACCGAGCTCCACCGTGATCGCGTCGGGACGGCGGGCGAGCAGTACACGCAGCCAGTCCCGCACGGCGGGCCGGCGGTGGGCGTCGCGGACAGCGAGGACGAGCGGTCGGCCGGCGGCCTCGGCGAGGATCCGGTCGGCCTGCGCCGGGTCGAAGGGCGCGAGGGCGGGCAGGGTGGTGCGGACGGTCCCGGGCATCAGTGCGGTGAGGGCAGGGCCCAGGCCCCATGGCACTGCGTCGCCCTGGACCACGGTGCCGGGGACACCGAACTCGACCAGAACGGCAGGGGTTTGCAGCGGCAGCGCGGCAGCGTCATCGGTGCTGATGCGCAACGCGCGGCGGGCGGCGGTCAGTCCGAGCGCCCGATCGGGGGACGGCGCGGGAACGGACGCGGCCAGGGCCCGCTGCCAGGTGGCGAACCCGGCGGTACGGGCCGCGGCCTCGGCGAGCCGCTCCTCGGGGAGTTCGCCGCGGACCACCGCGTCCGCGACGGCGGCACGCAGGCCGGCGAACTCGGTGTCGCCGGATCGGTCACCGAGGCAGATCAGATCGACCCCGGCGGACAGTGCGCGGACGGCCGCGCCCGCCAGTCCGTAGCGGGCGCGGACCGCCTGCATCTCGATGGCATCGCTGACGACGAGCCCGTCGAACCCCAGCTCCTGGCGCAGCAGTTGGATGATCACACGGGGGCTGACGGTGGCGGGGCGATCCGGGTCGTAGGCGGGGATGAGAAGGTGGGCGGTCATCACCGCGCGGGCGCCGGCCGCGAGGGCGGCGCGGAACGGCGGCAGGGCCAGCTCGGCGATGCGGTCGGCGTCCATGGCGACGGTGGGCAGGTCGAGGTGGGAGTCCGTGTCGGTGTCGCCGTGGCCGGGGAAGTGCTTGGCGCACGCGGCGACCCCCGCGTCGTGCAGCCCGCGCACCCAGGCGGCGGTGTGCCGGGCGACGACTGTCGGGTCGGCGCCGAAGGAGCGGACGCCGATGACCGGGTTGTCGGGGTTGGAGTTGACGTCGGCGTCGGGGGCGTAGTCGAGGCCGATGCCGACGGCGCGCAGTTCACCGCCGACGGAGGTGGCGACGGCGGCGGTGAGTTCGGGGTCGTCTACCGTGCCGAGGGCGAGGTTGCCCGGATAGGAGGACCCGGTCGCGGCCTCCAGCCGGGTGATGTCCCCGCCCTCCTCGTCGACGGCGATCAGTACATCGGGGTTCTCGGCGCGCAAGGCGGCGGTGAGTGCGGCGGTCTGCGCGCGGTCTCGGATGTTGGGCCCGAAGAGGAGTACCGAGCCGAGTCCGCCGGAAAGTCGGCGGCGGATCCAGTCAGGGGCGGTGGTGCCACGGAAGCCGGGCTGCAGCACGCGGTCGGCGAGGGCGAGGAGTTCACCGTCGGCCCGAGTGGGACGGGGGGCGGGGGTGGGCGGCATGGCGGTTCCTCTCGGGCTGGGCGGTCGGTTCCTCGGGACGGGCCGGCCCGCCGAGAGGTCAGACGTCCTTGCTGTAGGTCCAGAAGACCCGGCCGAGCTGTGCGTCGACGGCGCGGGCGTAGAAGTGGATGGGGGCGGTCCAGCCGATCTCCGCCTCGTCGAGTCCGAAGGCGCGCTGGTCGGCGAGACAGCGTCGGAGCAGCACGGTGCCGACGCCGAGACCGCGTTCCGAGGACTCGGTGCCCATCGGGCCGAACCAGGAGCGTCGGTTGACGCCGTGGCAGGCGAAGCCGACATAGACCGGGCCGTCGGCGCCTTCGCGGACGGCGACATGGCCGCGCGGAGGGGAGTAGGTCAGGGCGCGAGCCGCTTCGCCGTCCCAGGAGCCGCCCCACTGGTTCATCCAGGCGAGGAACGGCTTCTCGTCCGCCGGCGTGAGGCGGCGGACCTGTACCCCGGCAGCGGCGAGGCGTGCCTCGTCCTCGACGGTGCCGAGCGGGGCGGTGCGCAGATCGACGCTCAGGTTGAGGCCCTCGGGGCCCCGGGTGTAGCCACTGGATTCGGCCAGGCAGACGGCGCGGGTGTAGCGGATGTCGATGCCGGGCCAGGCGTAGTACGGAGGCCTGCCGCGGATCATCAGCCGGCCGGCCCCAACAACGACGAGGAGCTCCTCCGCACGGGTGAGCAGAGCGCGGCCGACGCCGCGGCTCTGTATCCCGGGGTGCACGGCGATGAGATCGATGTGGCCGGTGGCGGGGGCGCTCGCAGTGGCGGGACGGAGTGCGGCGAGGGCGACGCCCACCGGCTTCCCCTCGTCCTCGGCGAGGACCCGCAGCTGCGGGTGGCCCGCGGTCTGCGACCACAGCAGATCGAACACGTCCTCGGCGTCACTGTCGTGGACAAGGGCAGCGCGGGCGAGGCTTCGCAGGGCGGGCAGGTCGTGCTCGGTCGCGGTGCGTGCCGCCGGAAGGTTCGTCATGCCTGCTCACCTCGAGTTAGCTCCGGGGACACCGGATTGTAAGTGAATGACATCGGGGCTCGGTATTGCGGTGGAAATTTACCAGCGAGATGATCGGGATGTCAGCCCCCCGCACCTCATCGGAAAGCAGGCCGTGATGACCGTCCGCGAAGATCCCGCAAGTCTCCCCGATCCGGCAGACCTCGTCAGGAACGCGGTGGAGCAGGGTGTCGTTCCCGGAGCCGTCCTGATCACCGGACGCGGTGCGCACGGCCCCGTCCGTACCGCCGCGTTCGGTACCACCGCCGCCGGTCCGTCGGGGCGCCCGGTCACCGCGGACACGGTCTTCGACCTGGCCTCCCTCACCAAGGTGGTGGCCACCACTCCCGCCGTGCTGCGGCTCGCGGACACCGGGGCGCTGCGACTGGACGACCCGGTGCGCCGCCACCTGCCGGGCTTCACCGGGGCGGGCAAGAGCGAAGTGACGATCCGTCATCTCCTGTCGCACTCCTCCGGCCTGCCTCCGCACCGGGACTACTGGAAGCTTCCCGGCGGCCCCGCGGACCGGATCGCCGCCGTCCTCGCAGAGCCCCTCGACCATCTGCCCGGCACCGTCGTCAACTACTCCGACCTGGGGTTCATCCTGCTCGGCGAGATCGTCGTCACGGTGGCCGGACAACAGCTCGACGCCGCCGTGCGGGAGCTGGTGCTCGACCCGCTGGGCCTGACCGCCACCCGCTACCTGCCGCCCGCGGACTGGCGGGCGGCCACCGCCGCCACCGAGGCACCACCCGGCGGAGAGCCCAAGCGTGGCGTGGTGCACGACGAGAACGCCGAGAGCCTGGGCGGCGTGGCCGGGCACGCCGGGCTGTTCGGCACCGCGCCGGACCTCGCGCACTACCTTCGTGCCTGCTGGCTGGCCGACGAGTCGCCGCTGTCGGCCCGCACCCGCTCCGAGGCGCTCAGCCTTCAGACCGTGGGGCTGGACGGCGCGCGGGGGCTCGGCTGGACGCTGCCCGGCGACGTCTGGGACCACATGTCCCCGCACTGGCCCGCGACCGGCGCCGGGCACACCGGCTTCACCGGCACGAGCCTGGCGCTCGACCCGGTCACCGGGATCTGGGTGGTGCTGCTGACCAACGCCGTGCACTACGGACGCGGGGCGCGGGCGAAGGAGTTGCGACGTGTTGTGCACGCCACCGTGGCGGCCCGCGCCGAGCCCGTGCGCGGCTGAGCGCCAAGTGGTGCATCAAGGGCCCGAATCGTACATATCCCGGACACTCAGCGACGCGTACCCCAACGAACCCGTAGGATTCCCACATGTCTGCCCCACGTGACCGACAGCGCGGAGGCGGCGACGCCTCCCGGCGCTCCGCAGCACCCACCGCAGAGCGCGCGACGCCGCCACAGACGGTGCTGGTGCAGATCCGGGCCCTGCTGCCTTCTCTGCCACCCTCGGAGCGGCGGGTCGCCGAAGCGGCGATCGCCGATCCCGTCGGGGTGGCCGGGAAGACCATCAGCGAACTCGCCGCGGAATGCAGCACCTCCGAGACCACCGTCGTCCGGTTCTGCCGGGCCGTGGGCCTCAAGGGCTACCCCGACCTGCGGATCAAGCTGGCCTCGGCGGCCGGCAGCGAGGAGAGCGGCCCCGCCTGGTCCAGCGCCGGTAGCGACATCGGGCCCGGCGACTCGCTGGCCGACGTGGTCGGCAAGCTGGGCTTCGCCGACGCCCGCGCGGTCGAGGACACCATTGCCCAACTCGACCTCCACATCCTGGAGCGGGCCATCGACGAGGTGGTCGGGGCGAGCGCGGTGGACCTGTACGGCGTCGGCGCGAGCGCGCTGATCGCGCTCGACTTCCAGCAGAAGCTGCACCGTATCGGGCGCCGGGCGACCGCCTGGCCCGACCCCGACGGTGCGCTCACGTCCGCCGCTCTGCTCGGCCGCGGTGACCTGGCGATCGGTATCTCGCACACCGGCGCCACCACGGACACCGTGGCGGCGCTGGGCGAGGCCTGGGAGAACGGTGCCACCACGATCGCGATCACCAACTTCCCGCGTTCGCCGATCGCCGAAGTGGCCGACCACGTGTTGACCACCGCAGTGCGTGAGACCACCTTCCGGTCGGGCGCGATGTCCAGCCGGATCGCCGCGCTGACGCTGGTGGACTGCCTGTTCGTCGGGGTGGCGCAGCGCAACTACAGCCGTACGACGCGGGCGTTGGAGCGCACGTACACGGCGGTGCACCGGCGGCGGTCCCCGCAGTGACCGGCCCCCGGTGACCAGGATGCCCCGCGACCCACCGGGTCGCGGGGCATCCTCGTCCGCACTCAGGTGAGGGTGCGCAGGGCCGCGCGGACGCTCCCGCCGCCGGCCTCCAGGGCCTCGCGCGCCCGCTGCGGGGAGCAGTCGGCGAGCAGGCCGACGAGAGCCGTCTTCAACTCCCCTCCCGAGGCGGTGAGGGCGGCGCCGCAGCGGTCCTCGTCCAGCCCGGTGGCCTCCACCACGATGTTGAGGACCCGACCGCGCAACTTGTCGTTGGTGGCGGCCACATCGACCATCAGGTTGGAGTACGTACGACCCTGCGCCACCATCACGGCCGTGGACAGGTTGTTGAGCACCATCTTGTGCGCGGTGGCAGCCTTCAGCCGGGTGGAGCCGGCGATCGCCTCAGGACCGGTGTCCACCCCCAGGTGGATGTCCACCTGATCCGCCAGCTCGGCCCCGGGGTTGGCGCTGACCAGTGCGGTGAAGGCGCCCGCCGCCCGAGCGGCGCGCAGGGCGCCGCCGACGTAGGGAGTGCGGCCGCTCGCGGCGATGCCGACCGCGACGTCGCCCGGCCCCACCTCGGCAGCGTCGGCCGCCCCGACGGACTCCTGGTCCTCGACGCCCTCCACCGGCTCGACCAGTGCGCGCAGTCCGCCCGCGTGGTGGGCGACCACGACGCCGGGCGGGAGGCTGTAGGTGGGGATCAGCTCGGCGGCGTCCATCACCGCGAGGCGGCCCGACGTGCCCGCGCCGAAGTAGTGCAGCCGGCCGCCGGCCCGGACCCGGCGCGCCGTCTCGTCCACCAGCCGGGCCATGTCGGGAAGTACTGCGGCGACTGCCTCGGCCGGGATCCGGTCCTCGGCGTTGAGCAGGTGCAGCACCTCCAGGGTGGGCACGTCGTCGATGTCGCGGGTGCGTGGGTTACGGCGTTCGGTCGGGGCGTCGATTCGTACCGGAAGCTGCGGGTGCATCGCGGTTTCCTCTCGGTGGGAGGGCGGGCGGACGAGCGCGCGTAACTTTGCCACATGGTTTGAGAGTTGAGCGTAAGTTTCCGCCAGGGCGGATGGGTCGTTGTCGACCTCTCACCGCGATTCGGGCGATCTCGGCCCCCGCGTGTGGCGGTAAATTACGAACTGGATTCGGCCAACGCAACTCATTGACATAACCATGGCGCCGCTCCTACGGTCTGCTCACCCCCCAGGCCTTGTCCCACACACTCCACTTCTGCCTGCCGATCGGAGACCACGCGCTATGGTCCGGTTCAAGCACTTTGTCGCAGCGTCCGCCGCCCTCGCGACGCTCGGTACCCTCGCCGCGTGCGCACCGGATTCCGGTGCGAAGAACGGCGCCAACGGCGGTGGCGTCTTCACCACGGTCGACGCGAACAACCCGATCACCCCGGGCGCGCCGATGAACCCGTACAGCCCGAACGGGAACACGTTCCTCAGCTACAACTCGATGCGTCTCGGGTTCGAGAAGAAGAACCCGATGGATGCGAACGACTCCTTCCCGGGCCTCGCCAAGAGCTGGGAGATCAAGGGCGACACCCTGGTCGCGCACATGCAGCCCGGCGCCAAGTGGTCCGACGGCAAGCCGGTCACCGTCGAGGACATCAAGATGTCCATGGCCATCGCGCTCACCCAGGGCACCGCCTCGGTCGGCTCCGGCCAGCTGAGTGAGGGCCTCAACGTCGCCTCCGTGACCTCCGTCGGCAAGCACGACATCGAGTTCAAGCAGGCCGCCGGAACCAACAACGCGAACTTCGCGAAGCAGATCCTGGGCCAGTCCATCGTCCCCAAGTCGGTCTACGGCCACCTCGTGCCGGCCGACATCTGGGACACCATCGCCGCAAGCCAGCAGGTGGACGCGTCCAAGGCGACCGCCGCCCAGGCCGCTGTCGACAAGCTGAACGAGACCGGCAAGGCCATCGCGGCCTTCGCGCCGAAGAAGGACGTCTCGGCCGGCCCGTTCGTGGTCAAGCGCGTCAACCCCGGCTCGGCCATCCTCGTCCGCAACAAGTACTTCTACGACCTCGACAAGATCGCTCCGAGCCAGGTGGTCATCCGCCACTACTCCGGCAACGAGCAGATCTGGGGCTTCATGAAGAACGGCGACCTGGACGCCGCGCCCTTCACCGCCATCCCCACGAACGTCCTGAACCAGATCCTGGCCAAGGGGTACAAGCGCGCCGACGGCACTTCCTACGTCAACGCCTCGATCGCCTTCAACCAGAGCAAGGCACCCTACGACAAGAAGGAGGTGCGCCAGGCCCTGGCGTACATCCTCGACCGTGAGGCCATCACCAAGGTGGGCCAGCCGGTCGGCGGCATGGCCGCCACCGCCCCCACCGGCATGATCCGCAAGTCGACCGAGCAGTGGCTGGGCGCCGACGCGGTAGGCAAGCTCAACCCGTACGCCCACGACGAGGCGAAGGCCGCCGAACTGCTGAAGGGCGCAGGCCTGAAGCAGAAGGGCGGCAAGTGGTACCTGGCGAACGGCAAGCAGTGGAAGATCACGCTGCAGACCGTCAACGGCTTCAGTGACTGGATCGCCGCCTCCACCGTCGTCGCCAACGAACTCACCGCCTTCGGCATCGAGACCAAGCCGGCCCTCTCCGCCGACTTCGGCGCCTACCAGACGGACATGGCCGCAGAGAAGTTCGACGTCGGCTGGTGGCTGACCGCCGTCGGCTCCGACCCGCGCCAGAATTTCCAGCGCCTGTACGGCGAGAGCGACGGCTTCGTCGCCAACGGCAACAAGGTCACCCACACCGAGAAGAAGGGTGACGGCAACTGGATGCACGGCGACGAGACCTTCACGGTCGACGGGCAGTCCATCAACCCGGGGCAGCTCACGGCCGGCCTCGCCGGCCTCGACACCGAGGCCAAGAAGCCCGTCATCGCCCAGCTCGTCAAGGCCACCAACCAGGAAGTTCCCGTCATCCCGATGTGGGACTACACCAACGTGAAGTTCACCTACGACAAGAACTTCACCAACTGGCCGAAGAACGGGCAGGACGAGATCCTCGCCAACCAGCCCGGCGTGTGGATGATGCAGGGCTACATCCAGGCCAAGGGCAAGTGATCCAGGCCGGGTAAACGCACCAACCACCGCACGGCGCACCACCGCGGGGCGGCAGCCGCACCAGGCCGTCGCCCCGCTCGCGCGCTGATCCACGACAACCCCTACGACAAGGAAGGAGGTGCAGGAACGTGAAGGGACTGGCGCGCACCATCGCGGTCCGACTGGTCGGCGGCGCGGTCATGATCTGGATCGTGGCCACGTTTACGTTCTTCCTCGTCCACGCCCTGCCCGGCAAACCGGGCGACGTGGCGTACGAGAAGTACGTCGCCATGGGAATGAACTCCCAGGAGGCCAAGGCCAAGGCCTCGGTCATCTACGGGTTCACCTCGCAGGACCCGCTGTTCACGCAGTACACGCACTACATCAGCGACCTGCTCCACGGTCACCTCGGGATCTCGATCTCCTACAGCGGCGTGCCGGTCGCGGATGTCATCGGCGACGCCCTGCCGTGGACCGTCATCCCCATCATGAGCGGCCTGCTGATCAGCTTCTGCATCGGTGTCAGCAGTGGTGTGGTCGCGGCGGTGAAGCGGTCGTCCCGCCTGGGCAGCGGGCTGAGCCTGGCCGCCTCGATGATCGCCGGCATCCCCTCGTTCGTGATCGCGATCCTGCTCATCACCGTCTTCTACACCAACCTGGGAGCCTTGCCGTACGGCGGCACCGTCTCCGAGACACTCCTGGTGGACCCCGGATGGAACGCCGAGTACATGTCGTCCGTCGCGTATCACGCGATCCTCCCGGTCGCCACGTACGTCCTCATCTCCTACGGCGGCTGGATGCTCAGCATGCGCTCCAGCGTGGTCTCCGTCCTCGGTGACGACTTCATCCTCGCCTCCGAGTTGCGAGGCATCACCCCCAGCACGCGGATGCGCTACATCGGCCGCAACGCGATCCTGCCGCTGTTCACCACCCTCGCCCTCTCGTTCGGCACGCTGTTCGGCGGAGCGATCCTGATCGAGGCCACCTTCAACTACCCCGGCGTCGGGCAGCTGCTGCTGAACAGCATCGGCAAGCGTGACTATCCCCTGATGACCGGTGCCTTCCTGCTGATCACCACCGCGGTGGTGCTTGCGAACATCGTCGCGGACCTCCTCTACTCCGTGATCGACCCCCGAGTGAGGCGCTGACCATGACCACCGCGACGCTCACCGAGCCGTCCCGTCCGGCTGATGCCCCCTCTGCGAGGCGTTCCCGCTGGACCGGCATCTGGCGCGTCCTCACGCGCAAGCCCGGCCGGATCGTCGGCCTGTCCATCCTGGTGTTCTTCGTCCTGATGGGCACCTTCGGCCCGATGCTCTACGGCGACCAGCTCGCCATCGACCCGGACGCGATCTATCAGGCGCCGAACGCGGAGCACTGGCTCGGAACCGACTTCGCCGGCTCCGACGTGCTCCAGGCCACTGTCGTCGGCAGCCGCTATGTACTGCTCACCTGTTCCCTCGCCGCCCTGTTCGCCTCGACGATCGGCACCACCGTCGGTCTCCTGGCCGGCTTCCACCGCGGCTTGCCCGACTCCGCGCTGATGCGTTTCACCGACTTCGTCCTCACGGTCCCCGGCCTGCCGTTGCTCGTCGTGCTCACCACCGTGTGGAAGTTCGACAGTCCGCTGGAGATGGGCTTCGTGCTCGGCGTCGTCGGCTGGGGCGGCATCGCCCGCGCCGTCCGCTCCCAGGCGCTGAGCCTGCGCGAGCGCGGCTTCCTGGAGGCCGCACGCGGCCTCGGGCTGCCCAGCCGGCACATCATCGTGCGCGAGCTCCTCCCGAACATCGCCCCGTACGTGGCGATGCACCTGCTCCTGTCGGTCATCGGCTTCGTCGAGGCCCAGGTCGGGCTGTTCTTCCTCGGCATCGTGCCGTTCACCAGCACCAACTGGGGCGTGATGATCAACCAGGCGGTGTTCTCCGGAGGAGCGCTGCAGAGCCCCGAGGCGATCTTCTACCTGCTCGCCCCGCTCACCTGCATCCTGCTCCTGATCATGGGCGTGGTGCTGTTCCTGGACGCGATCGACGAGCTGTTCAACCCGCGACTGAGGGAGCGCTGATGACCACGACGACGAAGAAGTCCGCGCCCGAGGCCGCGGAGGCCGAGGTCCGCGTGCGCGACCTCAGGGTCCACTACCGCATCAACGGTTCGGAGTACCCGGCTGTCGCGAACGCCTCCCTCGACCTGCGTCGCGGTGAGATCACCGGCCTGGTGGGGGAGTCCGGATCGGGCAAGTCGACCCTGGCCCTGTCCCTGATGAACGCCGTGCCCGAGCCGGGCCGGATCGCGGGCGGCGCCATCCACGTCGACGGCATCGGTGACGTGACGACGCTCAGCGCCAAGACGATGCGGACGGTGCGGGGTTCGGCGCTCGGATACGTCTTCCAGG from Streptomyces sp. NBC_01707 includes the following:
- a CDS encoding ABC transporter permease — encoded protein: MKGLARTIAVRLVGGAVMIWIVATFTFFLVHALPGKPGDVAYEKYVAMGMNSQEAKAKASVIYGFTSQDPLFTQYTHYISDLLHGHLGISISYSGVPVADVIGDALPWTVIPIMSGLLISFCIGVSSGVVAAVKRSSRLGSGLSLAASMIAGIPSFVIAILLITVFYTNLGALPYGGTVSETLLVDPGWNAEYMSSVAYHAILPVATYVLISYGGWMLSMRSSVVSVLGDDFILASELRGITPSTRMRYIGRNAILPLFTTLALSFGTLFGGAILIEATFNYPGVGQLLLNSIGKRDYPLMTGAFLLITTAVVLANIVADLLYSVIDPRVRR
- a CDS encoding ABC transporter permease, whose translation is MTTATLTEPSRPADAPSARRSRWTGIWRVLTRKPGRIVGLSILVFFVLMGTFGPMLYGDQLAIDPDAIYQAPNAEHWLGTDFAGSDVLQATVVGSRYVLLTCSLAALFASTIGTTVGLLAGFHRGLPDSALMRFTDFVLTVPGLPLLVVLTTVWKFDSPLEMGFVLGVVGWGGIARAVRSQALSLRERGFLEAARGLGLPSRHIIVRELLPNIAPYVAMHLLLSVIGFVEAQVGLFFLGIVPFTSTNWGVMINQAVFSGGALQSPEAIFYLLAPLTCILLLIMGVVLFLDAIDELFNPRLRER